In one Pseudarthrobacter sp. NBSH8 genomic region, the following are encoded:
- the dhaL gene encoding dihydroxyacetone kinase subunit DhaL, which produces MVLDVNWAVRWLTLCAQAMAENRVWLIELDRAIGDSDHGENMDRGFQAVLDKLAEARPETPGAALKLTAMTLMSKVGGAAGPLYGTAFLRASTALGDAAEIDPARLAEALGAARDGIVARGKAEPGDKTMVDAWTPAVEAAQAAAKDGAGTVLGVLVAAAEAAEAGAVATDPLVARKGRASYLGERSAGHRDPGAASSALILRAAVGAAA; this is translated from the coding sequence GTGGTCCTGGACGTGAACTGGGCCGTCAGGTGGCTGACGCTGTGCGCCCAGGCCATGGCGGAAAACCGGGTGTGGCTCATCGAACTGGACCGTGCCATCGGGGACTCCGACCACGGCGAGAACATGGACCGCGGCTTCCAGGCCGTGCTGGACAAACTGGCCGAGGCGCGGCCGGAGACTCCCGGCGCGGCGCTGAAGCTGACAGCCATGACCCTGATGTCCAAGGTGGGCGGCGCCGCGGGACCCTTGTATGGAACCGCGTTCCTGCGCGCCTCCACCGCTCTGGGAGACGCGGCCGAGATTGATCCGGCGCGCCTTGCCGAAGCGCTCGGGGCTGCCCGCGACGGGATCGTGGCCCGGGGCAAGGCCGAGCCCGGCGACAAGACCATGGTGGACGCCTGGACCCCCGCAGTGGAGGCGGCACAGGCCGCTGCCAAGGACGGTGCCGGCACCGTCCTTGGCGTGCTGGTGGCTGCGGCCGAAGCGGCTGAAGCCGGCGCCGTGGCTACCGACCCGTTGGTGGCCCGCAAGGGCCGCGCCAGCTACCTGGGGGAGCGGAGCGCGGGCCACCGCGATCCGGGCGCCGCCTCAAGTGCGCTGATTCTCCGGGCAGCCGTCGGGGCCGCAGCGTGA
- the dhaM gene encoding dihydroxyacetone kinase phosphoryl donor subunit DhaM, whose product MTVRLVVVSHSEKIADGAVELAAQMAPDVVILAAGGTADGRIGTSLEKVMSALDQAAGGDGVVVLTDLGSAVMTAESALEFVEEPAGVLLADAPLVEGLVAAAVAAQGGADAKAVKRAAEAVYGLGPDVSAASPVLAASTVAEGSVTGPGPDFTGDFELVNEAGMHARPAAKIAGGLASLNAEVTVNGVDGASMTSLMILAAGKGSMLHIEAWGPDAERALNYVGGLVQAGFGEP is encoded by the coding sequence GTGACAGTTCGTCTGGTGGTGGTGTCACATAGCGAAAAAATAGCCGACGGCGCCGTGGAACTTGCCGCACAGATGGCGCCCGACGTCGTCATCCTCGCCGCCGGGGGCACCGCAGACGGCAGGATCGGAACGAGCCTGGAAAAAGTCATGTCCGCCCTGGACCAGGCGGCCGGCGGCGATGGCGTGGTGGTCCTGACAGACCTGGGATCTGCCGTGATGACGGCGGAATCGGCCCTGGAATTCGTGGAGGAGCCGGCCGGTGTGCTTCTGGCGGACGCGCCCCTGGTGGAGGGCCTGGTTGCTGCGGCCGTGGCCGCACAGGGCGGTGCCGATGCGAAGGCAGTCAAACGTGCCGCCGAAGCGGTCTACGGACTGGGGCCGGACGTGTCGGCTGCTTCGCCTGTGCTGGCCGCCAGTACCGTGGCTGAAGGGTCCGTCACCGGTCCGGGGCCGGACTTCACCGGCGACTTCGAACTGGTGAACGAGGCCGGCATGCACGCCCGTCCGGCCGCCAAGATCGCAGGCGGCCTGGCGTCCCTCAACGCCGAAGTCACGGTCAACGGCGTGGATGGCGCGTCAATGACATCCCTGATGATCCTGGCGGCAGGCAAGGGATCCATGCTCCACATCGAGGCTTGGGGGCCCGACGCAGAGCGTGCCCTGAACTACGTTGGCGGCCTGGTGCAGGCCGGCTTCGGCGAGCCGTAG
- a CDS encoding DUF3040 domain-containing protein — MPLSDRERKQLEELELGLSADDPRLAEELSSGSVGTRFGRRTYFGAIACLFGLVLLIVGVSTQIIVIGVGGFLLMGAGTYLLVDKRSFNLGRNQVK, encoded by the coding sequence ATGCCACTTTCAGATAGGGAGCGGAAACAGCTTGAGGAACTGGAGTTGGGCCTGTCTGCAGACGATCCGCGGCTCGCCGAGGAACTCTCGTCCGGCTCCGTGGGCACGAGGTTTGGGCGCCGCACGTACTTCGGTGCCATCGCATGCCTGTTCGGACTGGTGCTGCTTATTGTCGGCGTCAGCACTCAGATCATCGTGATCGGCGTTGGCGGCTTCCTCCTGATGGGAGCCGGCACGTACCTGCTCGTGGACAAGCGCTCCTTCAATCTGGGCCGCAACCAGGTCAAATAG
- a CDS encoding DUF3592 domain-containing protein gives MDSLKLLFIALPGLFLAAGLILMGLSLAASFRRKRSMAGWQETAATVTGNLHGTDGPAGNGRNRFAPSYEFADAGGKRWLGRSDIYSQDQAIIGTHIPVVYNPAGPAESTLPVYVVAKGRMATGLIMVIFGATAITMFTSLSW, from the coding sequence GTGGACTCCCTGAAACTGCTGTTCATCGCGCTGCCCGGGCTTTTCCTTGCCGCAGGCCTGATCCTGATGGGACTGTCCCTGGCCGCGTCCTTCCGCCGGAAACGCTCCATGGCGGGGTGGCAGGAGACTGCGGCCACCGTCACTGGCAACCTGCACGGCACGGACGGACCCGCGGGCAACGGCCGGAACCGGTTTGCGCCGTCGTATGAATTCGCGGATGCAGGCGGCAAGCGCTGGCTGGGGCGGTCCGATATCTACAGCCAGGACCAGGCGATCATCGGCACCCACATCCCGGTGGTCTACAACCCGGCCGGCCCCGCCGAATCCACGCTGCCGGTCTATGTTGTTGCCAAGGGCCGGATGGCGACGGGTCTCATTATGGTGATCTTCGGAGCAACAGCCATAACAATGTTTACGTCACTTTCCTGGTAG
- a CDS encoding DUF3592 domain-containing protein: MRIVLYVIWALFVAGVIFALIRSLRKAKRQEKLIAGWPKVQATVTGNVAGWTHGGGGSTRSRRFYPTYQFADPNGTLYAGESEVSYANQQAPGSPLAVAYNPANPNQSFQVASESKMVLGCLMPVFAFFALLLFWVAGNFPLG; the protein is encoded by the coding sequence ATGAGAATCGTGTTGTATGTCATCTGGGCGCTGTTTGTTGCGGGTGTCATTTTTGCGCTGATCCGCTCACTGCGGAAAGCCAAGCGGCAGGAAAAACTGATCGCCGGCTGGCCAAAGGTGCAGGCGACCGTCACCGGGAACGTGGCGGGCTGGACACATGGCGGCGGCGGCTCAACGCGGAGCCGGCGCTTCTACCCCACCTACCAGTTCGCGGACCCCAACGGGACCCTGTATGCGGGCGAATCCGAGGTTTCGTACGCCAACCAGCAGGCACCGGGATCACCCCTGGCCGTGGCCTACAACCCGGCGAATCCCAACCAGTCGTTCCAGGTGGCGTCCGAATCCAAAATGGTGCTCGGGTGCCTGATGCCGGTCTTCGCATTCTTCGCCCTGCTGCTGTTCTGGGTCGCCGGCAACTTCCCGCTGGGCTGA
- a CDS encoding A/G-specific adenine glycosylase — protein sequence MPVDGSSGPGGLRPDQLAALHRRITGWFAETARDLPWRETRCSPWGVLVSEIMLQQTPVVRVLPVWREWLERWPTPAGLAGEPAGEAVRSWGRLGYPRRALRLHAAAAALVRDHGGKVPGDYTELLALPGVGSYTAAAVAAFAFGHRETVVDTNIRRVHARLVSGVALPSPSLNAAEMRLAAELLPDDVGTSVRWNAAVMELGALVCTARAPKCADCPVRDSCAWLAAGEPPPSYVPKGQAWHGTDRQVRGAVMAVLRLADAPVPAEMFQREPADLGFAATGIGVPLSALHRLNSAPEQLERAIAGLLGDGLAELHQGGYRLPA from the coding sequence ATGCCCGTGGACGGCTCGTCCGGCCCGGGTGGACTCCGCCCCGACCAGCTCGCCGCGCTGCACCGCCGGATCACCGGCTGGTTCGCGGAGACGGCGAGGGACCTGCCGTGGCGCGAAACCCGTTGCTCACCGTGGGGAGTCCTGGTCAGCGAGATCATGCTCCAGCAGACCCCTGTGGTGCGCGTTTTGCCCGTCTGGCGGGAATGGCTTGAGCGCTGGCCCACCCCCGCCGGGCTCGCCGGCGAGCCTGCAGGGGAAGCCGTCCGCTCCTGGGGAAGGCTCGGCTATCCCCGCAGGGCACTCCGCCTGCACGCGGCCGCCGCCGCCCTCGTCCGCGACCACGGCGGCAAGGTCCCCGGCGACTACACGGAGCTGCTGGCCCTGCCCGGCGTGGGCAGCTACACGGCCGCGGCGGTTGCCGCTTTTGCCTTCGGACACCGGGAGACTGTGGTGGACACCAACATCCGGCGGGTGCACGCGCGTCTGGTTTCCGGCGTCGCGCTCCCCTCACCGTCGCTGAACGCCGCGGAGATGCGGCTCGCGGCGGAACTGCTGCCGGACGACGTCGGGACCTCCGTGCGCTGGAACGCTGCGGTGATGGAACTGGGGGCGCTGGTCTGCACGGCGCGTGCGCCCAAGTGCGCGGACTGCCCGGTGCGGGACTCCTGTGCGTGGCTGGCAGCCGGCGAGCCGCCGCCGTCGTACGTTCCCAAAGGACAGGCGTGGCACGGCACTGACCGGCAGGTCCGGGGAGCCGTGATGGCTGTGCTTCGGCTTGCGGACGCCCCGGTGCCGGCGGAAATGTTCCAGCGGGAGCCTGCTGACCTGGGCTTCGCGGCGACCGGAATCGGCGTGCCCTTGTCCGCACTGCACCGCCTGAACTCCGCGCCGGAACAACTCGAACGTGCCATTGCCGGCCTCCTCGGCGACGGCCTGGCCGAGCTGCACCAGGGCGGTTACCGGCTGCCTGCCTGA
- the disA gene encoding DNA integrity scanning diadenylate cyclase DisA, with product MARSPEESLKATLGRVAPGTPLRDGLERILRGRTGALIVLGSDRTIDSICSGGFDIGIDFSPTRLRELAKMDGAIICDKDAGNILRAAVQLVPDSSIETQESGTRHRTAERVAIQTGVPVISVSQSMQIIALYVNGLRHVLEGSEKVLARANQALATLERYRSRLDQVTSSLSALEIEAMVTVRDVAVTLQRQEMVRRISEEISQYVLELGEDGRLLSLQLDELTVGRGPGSDVIIRDYAGPDASAEDIERAVTALVNLGPTELIDLGKISGIVGFAGGEANLDAVVQPRGYRLLSGLKAVPKAVADRLVDHFGGLQFLMAATIDDLMTVDGIGDQRARTVREGLSRMAEASLLDRFL from the coding sequence ATGGCTCGGAGCCCCGAAGAATCGCTCAAGGCGACTCTGGGCAGAGTGGCTCCAGGCACGCCGTTGCGCGATGGCCTGGAACGCATCCTCCGGGGGCGGACCGGTGCGCTGATCGTGCTGGGCTCGGACCGGACCATCGATTCCATCTGCTCCGGCGGGTTCGACATCGGCATCGATTTCTCCCCCACACGGCTCCGTGAACTGGCCAAGATGGACGGCGCCATCATCTGCGACAAGGACGCCGGCAACATTCTCCGGGCCGCGGTCCAGCTGGTCCCGGACTCAAGCATCGAAACGCAGGAATCCGGTACCCGCCACCGCACGGCGGAGCGCGTGGCCATCCAGACCGGCGTTCCCGTGATTTCAGTCAGCCAGTCCATGCAGATCATCGCGCTGTACGTGAACGGGCTCCGGCACGTGCTGGAGGGATCCGAGAAGGTCCTGGCCCGCGCCAACCAGGCCCTCGCCACGCTGGAACGGTACCGTTCGCGGCTGGACCAGGTGACCAGTTCCCTGTCCGCGCTGGAGATCGAGGCCATGGTGACCGTCCGCGACGTCGCAGTTACCCTGCAGCGCCAGGAAATGGTCCGCCGGATCTCCGAGGAAATATCGCAGTATGTCCTGGAACTTGGCGAGGACGGCCGGCTGCTGTCCCTCCAGCTCGATGAACTCACGGTGGGCCGCGGCCCGGGCAGCGATGTCATCATCCGCGACTACGCCGGGCCGGACGCGTCCGCCGAGGACATCGAACGGGCCGTCACTGCGCTGGTGAACCTCGGCCCCACAGAGCTGATCGATCTGGGCAAGATCTCCGGGATCGTCGGTTTTGCCGGCGGCGAGGCCAACCTCGACGCCGTGGTGCAGCCGCGCGGTTACCGGTTACTGTCCGGGCTCAAGGCAGTCCCCAAGGCTGTTGCCGACCGCTTGGTGGACCACTTCGGCGGCCTGCAGTTCCTGATGGCGGCCACCATTGACGATCTCATGACCGTTGACGGCATCGGCGACCAGCGCGCCCGCACCGTCCGCGAAGGCCTCAGCCGGATGGCCGAAGCCAGCCTGCTGGACCGCTTCCTCTAG
- a CDS encoding peptide chain release factor 3: protein MSQDVLSPARVNEIHKQAARRRTFAVISHPDAGKSTLTEALALHAKVIGTAGASSGKANRKETVSDWMQMEKDRGISISSAALQFSYRDTVINLLDTPGHADFSEDTYRVLAAVDCAVMLVDAAKGLETQTMKLFEVCKARNLPIITVINKWDRPGLDALALMDELTERTGLQPMPLTWAVGISGDFRGVWDLRQDRFARFQRNNSGANIALTEYFTPEEAAETQGSNWTDAVDEAGLVIESNLEFDVEAFHAGTATPILFSSAALNFGVKELLDALVDFAPHAAPRPDVEGSPRPVESSFSGFVFKVQAGMNRAHRDHVAFIRVCSGVFERGMVVTQTRTGKSFATKYAQQVFGREREVIDEAYPGDVVGLVNASTLRVGDSLFLEDAVEYPAIPLFAPEHFQVARSKDPSKFKKFRRGIEQLEHEGVIQVLRSDVRGDQAPVLAAVGPMQFEVVEDRMAHDFSAPMRLERLPYSIARISTAEAMPTLANVPGAEVLLRSDGEYLALFNDVWALRRIEKNHPDLTLVPIGTHNPAK, encoded by the coding sequence GTGTCCCAAGATGTCCTTAGCCCCGCCCGGGTCAACGAGATTCACAAACAGGCGGCCCGGCGTCGGACGTTTGCTGTTATCTCGCACCCTGACGCTGGCAAGTCCACGCTCACCGAGGCTCTGGCACTGCACGCGAAGGTGATCGGCACGGCCGGCGCCTCCAGCGGCAAGGCCAACCGCAAGGAAACGGTTTCGGACTGGATGCAGATGGAGAAGGACCGCGGCATCTCCATCAGCTCCGCCGCCCTCCAGTTCTCCTACCGGGACACCGTCATCAACCTGCTTGACACCCCCGGCCACGCGGACTTCTCCGAGGATACCTACCGCGTCCTGGCCGCCGTCGACTGCGCAGTGATGCTCGTGGACGCCGCCAAGGGCCTCGAAACGCAGACCATGAAGCTGTTTGAAGTCTGTAAGGCGCGAAACCTGCCCATCATCACCGTGATCAACAAGTGGGACCGGCCGGGCCTGGACGCACTGGCGCTGATGGACGAGCTCACCGAGCGCACCGGCCTCCAGCCCATGCCGCTGACCTGGGCCGTGGGAATCTCCGGTGACTTCCGCGGCGTCTGGGACCTCCGCCAGGACCGCTTCGCCCGCTTCCAGCGCAACAATTCCGGCGCCAACATCGCCCTGACCGAGTACTTCACGCCCGAAGAGGCAGCGGAGACGCAGGGCAGCAACTGGACCGACGCCGTGGACGAGGCCGGCCTGGTCATCGAGTCCAACCTCGAATTCGACGTCGAAGCCTTCCATGCGGGCACCGCCACCCCCATCCTTTTCAGCTCCGCCGCCCTGAACTTCGGCGTGAAGGAACTGCTGGACGCCCTGGTGGACTTCGCGCCGCACGCCGCCCCCCGGCCCGACGTCGAGGGCAGCCCGCGCCCGGTCGAATCGTCCTTCTCCGGCTTTGTCTTCAAGGTCCAGGCCGGCATGAACAGGGCCCACCGCGACCATGTGGCCTTCATCCGCGTCTGTTCCGGAGTTTTTGAACGCGGCATGGTGGTCACCCAGACCCGCACCGGAAAGTCATTCGCCACCAAGTACGCCCAGCAGGTCTTCGGCCGCGAACGCGAGGTCATCGACGAGGCCTACCCCGGCGACGTCGTGGGACTGGTCAACGCCTCCACATTGCGCGTGGGCGACAGCCTGTTCCTCGAAGACGCGGTGGAGTACCCGGCCATCCCGCTGTTCGCCCCGGAACACTTCCAGGTGGCCCGGTCCAAGGACCCCAGCAAGTTCAAGAAGTTCCGCCGCGGCATCGAGCAGCTCGAGCACGAGGGCGTCATCCAGGTGCTTCGCTCCGACGTCCGCGGCGACCAGGCGCCGGTGCTTGCCGCCGTCGGCCCCATGCAGTTCGAAGTGGTGGAGGACCGCATGGCGCATGACTTCAGCGCGCCGATGCGGCTGGAACGCCTGCCGTACTCCATCGCCAGGATTTCGACGGCGGAGGCCATGCCCACGCTGGCCAACGTGCCCGGTGCCGAGGTGCTGTTGCGGTCCGACGGCGAATACCTTGCCTTGTTCAACGACGTCTGGGCCCTGCGCCGGATCGAGAAGAACCACCCCGATCTGACCCTCGTGCCCATCGGCACCCACAACCCCGCAAAGTAG
- a CDS encoding beta-ketoacyl synthase encodes MSADQPRALITGVGTINPLGSTMAETWTGLLAGQSGIAALDQEWAEQLPVRMAGQVTADLSEHLTTRELKRMDRCGQLALVAAREAWQQAGAPDVDPERFAVVIGSAYGGLGSTLEQDRALASGGPRRVSPHTLTRLMVNGPAAWVSIDLGARGGARTPVSACASGAEAIVQGAEMIRSGAADVVIAGGVDASVNDLVITGFSQIRALSTRNSEPQLASRPFDGGRDGFVLAEGAGIVVLESEAHARARGAVVLGAVAGGAVTSDANDIVAADPAMQRRVMQKALASAGMQASEIGFVHAHATSTPVGDRLEAQAINAIFGADVPVTSTKGHTGHLLGGAGALAAVVVVQALQTGQLPGTANVEALDPEVDLNVVTDMVHTLVPGSAPAGLVNAFGFGGHSVALVITAS; translated from the coding sequence ATGTCTGCAGACCAACCCCGCGCGCTGATCACCGGCGTCGGCACCATCAACCCGCTCGGATCCACTATGGCCGAAACCTGGACCGGCCTGCTGGCGGGGCAGTCCGGCATCGCCGCGCTGGATCAGGAGTGGGCGGAGCAGCTGCCCGTGCGCATGGCCGGACAGGTCACCGCGGACCTTTCGGAGCACCTCACAACGCGCGAGCTGAAGAGGATGGACCGGTGCGGGCAACTGGCGCTGGTGGCTGCCCGGGAAGCCTGGCAGCAGGCAGGGGCGCCCGACGTCGACCCCGAACGGTTCGCCGTGGTGATCGGCTCCGCCTATGGCGGCCTCGGCTCCACCCTCGAACAGGACCGTGCGCTCGCCAGCGGCGGCCCGCGCCGGGTCTCGCCGCACACCCTCACCCGGCTGATGGTCAACGGCCCCGCGGCCTGGGTCTCCATTGACCTCGGCGCCCGCGGCGGAGCCCGGACCCCGGTCAGCGCGTGCGCGTCCGGCGCGGAAGCAATTGTCCAGGGCGCCGAAATGATCCGCTCCGGAGCGGCCGACGTCGTGATTGCCGGCGGCGTGGACGCATCCGTCAACGACCTGGTGATCACCGGGTTCTCCCAGATCCGGGCACTCTCCACGCGCAACAGCGAACCCCAGCTAGCCTCGCGCCCGTTCGACGGCGGCCGCGACGGCTTTGTCCTCGCAGAAGGCGCCGGCATTGTGGTGCTTGAGAGTGAGGCCCACGCCCGGGCGCGCGGCGCCGTTGTCCTCGGCGCAGTGGCCGGCGGGGCGGTAACCTCGGACGCCAACGACATCGTGGCCGCGGACCCCGCCATGCAGCGAAGGGTCATGCAGAAGGCCCTGGCCTCGGCCGGAATGCAGGCTTCGGAAATCGGCTTCGTTCACGCCCACGCCACCTCCACCCCGGTAGGGGACCGGCTCGAGGCACAGGCCATCAACGCCATTTTCGGTGCAGACGTGCCCGTGACTTCCACCAAGGGCCACACCGGCCACCTGCTGGGCGGCGCCGGTGCGCTCGCCGCGGTTGTGGTGGTCCAGGCCCTGCAGACCGGACAGCTGCCCGGAACGGCGAACGTCGAGGCGCTGGACCCCGAAGTGGACCTCAACGTCGTGACGGACATGGTCCATACGCTGGTGCCGGGCTCCGCCCCTGCCGGCCTGGTGAACGCTTTTGGCTTCGGCGGACACAGCGTTGCCCTGGTGATCACGGCCAGCTAG
- a CDS encoding cell wall metabolism sensor histidine kinase WalK, with protein sequence MTNQLQAGGFFRDESAEYSFFAGRMDAFFGGLGARGLVVMSQLPLTVTVALVVVAAGIFSPATLADERFRLALLAHSAIFAACVAIPWERLPAGAFIAIPVLDCFTIGFTRQAGGPDFNILSLMLVFPVIWLSSGRQRARVVLAILVTVLSTVIPAAVFGSEPTRGSMIRTIFLPLVLSAIAVSAHIVSGILHRQRKALLKKDQALAETLAESLDRQRLLDAVLGAVGVGVWVVDPEGNNVLTNRAIRADPRLAGLADGDTGTCVLQSDRATPVPPRMLPVARVTRGDVFTDELLWTGEGQEQRAYSVGAHVIRSRDGVRSGGVITFVDVTALITALAAKDNFVGTVSHELRTPLTSILGYLELVLDEPGHEAIETELRVMHRNATHLLGLVNDLIAVASEQVDLSLQEADLARLLADVVDSTFPQAADRGLELVLEAEQPLATHMDPARMRQVVGNLLSNAIKYSPGGGRITVNAHRTGTDLVCSITDPGVGMSAEDQEQAFKKFFRSARSRATAIPGAGLGLPVSRAIIEGHGGSLSLTSAPDEGTTATFILPAC encoded by the coding sequence GTGACTAATCAATTACAAGCAGGCGGATTCTTCCGCGACGAGTCGGCGGAGTACAGTTTTTTCGCCGGGAGAATGGACGCGTTCTTCGGGGGCCTTGGGGCCCGGGGCCTTGTGGTGATGAGCCAACTTCCGCTCACCGTCACGGTGGCGCTCGTCGTCGTGGCCGCCGGAATATTCAGTCCCGCCACCCTGGCGGACGAACGCTTCAGGCTTGCGTTACTGGCGCATTCGGCCATCTTCGCCGCCTGCGTGGCCATCCCGTGGGAAAGGCTGCCCGCCGGTGCGTTTATCGCCATTCCGGTTCTTGATTGCTTCACCATAGGCTTCACGCGTCAAGCAGGCGGCCCCGACTTCAACATACTGAGCCTGATGCTTGTTTTTCCGGTGATCTGGCTGTCTTCGGGTCGCCAGCGCGCCAGGGTGGTCCTGGCCATTTTGGTGACAGTCCTCAGCACCGTCATCCCGGCCGCGGTCTTCGGCTCCGAACCGACCCGGGGATCGATGATCCGGACCATTTTCCTTCCCCTGGTGCTGTCCGCCATTGCCGTCTCCGCCCATATCGTGTCCGGGATACTCCACCGGCAGCGCAAAGCCTTGCTGAAGAAAGATCAGGCCCTGGCGGAAACACTGGCCGAAAGCTTGGACCGCCAGCGGCTCCTGGACGCCGTTCTCGGCGCGGTGGGAGTGGGCGTCTGGGTAGTCGACCCTGAGGGGAACAACGTACTGACTAACCGGGCCATACGCGCGGATCCCAGACTTGCAGGACTGGCTGATGGGGACACCGGGACGTGTGTGCTGCAGAGCGATCGCGCTACTCCGGTGCCGCCCCGCATGCTGCCCGTCGCCCGTGTGACACGCGGCGACGTATTTACGGACGAACTACTGTGGACAGGCGAGGGACAGGAACAACGTGCGTACTCCGTGGGCGCGCATGTCATCCGCTCCCGGGACGGCGTGCGCAGCGGCGGTGTCATAACGTTCGTGGATGTGACCGCGCTGATCACTGCATTGGCCGCCAAGGATAACTTCGTCGGCACCGTTTCCCACGAACTTCGCACCCCGCTGACGTCCATCCTCGGCTACCTGGAACTTGTCTTGGACGAGCCCGGCCACGAGGCGATCGAGACCGAACTACGCGTGATGCACCGCAATGCCACCCACCTCCTGGGGCTCGTGAACGACCTGATTGCCGTGGCCTCGGAACAGGTGGACTTGTCGCTGCAGGAGGCGGACCTCGCCCGCCTCCTCGCGGACGTGGTGGATTCCACGTTCCCCCAGGCGGCCGACCGGGGTCTGGAGCTGGTGCTTGAGGCCGAGCAGCCATTGGCAACCCACATGGACCCCGCCCGGATGCGCCAGGTAGTGGGCAACCTGCTTTCGAATGCGATCAAATACTCCCCTGGCGGCGGCCGAATCACCGTCAACGCTCACAGGACCGGAACGGACCTTGTCTGTTCCATCACGGACCCGGGCGTCGGCATGAGCGCGGAAGACCAGGAGCAGGCATTCAAAAAGTTCTTCCGCTCGGCGCGGTCACGCGCGACAGCCATCCCAGGAGCGGGACTGGGCCTGCCGGTCAGCAGAGCCATCATCGAAGGGCACGGCGGTTCCCTGAGCCTCACCAGCGCCCCGGACGAGGGCACCACGGCCACGTTCATCCTGCCTGCCTGCTAG
- the radA gene encoding DNA repair protein RadA — MATKTSRASKAPAYKCAECGWTTVKWVGRCGECQAWGTVEETGAAVARTTAATTVLEPARRIAEVDATTAAFLPTGVDELDRVLGGGLVPGAVILLAGEPGVGKSTLLLDVAAKFARTAQDVLYVTGEESAAQVKLRAERIDAVADSLYLSAETDLGQALGQVEKIEPRLLIVDSVQTLSSADVDGSAGGVSQVREVAASLIAAAKRRNMTTLLVGHVTKDGSIAGPRLLEHLVDVVCQFEGERHSRLRMLRAVKNRYGPTDDVGCFDLNENGIEGLTDPSGLFVSRTKEPVSGTCITVTMEGRRPLLAEVQSLLAESANSQPRRATSGLDSSRVSMLLAVLQQRAGCLLHKDDSYVATVGGVKLSEPATDLAVALAVASAKARKPLPVRLIAFGEVGLAGEVRPVPGINQRIQEAHRLGFTHAVVPASHNGPGPVPAGFSVREVEHLTEALSLLIG; from the coding sequence ATGGCAACAAAGACTTCCCGGGCGTCCAAAGCGCCGGCTTATAAGTGCGCCGAATGCGGCTGGACCACGGTCAAGTGGGTGGGACGCTGCGGCGAGTGCCAGGCGTGGGGGACGGTTGAGGAGACCGGTGCCGCTGTAGCGCGTACGACGGCGGCAACAACAGTTCTGGAGCCGGCCCGCCGGATTGCCGAGGTGGATGCCACCACGGCGGCTTTCCTGCCTACCGGCGTGGACGAGCTGGACCGCGTACTGGGCGGTGGCTTGGTCCCGGGTGCGGTCATCCTACTTGCCGGGGAACCCGGCGTGGGCAAGTCCACCCTCCTGCTGGACGTCGCGGCCAAGTTCGCCCGCACCGCCCAGGATGTCCTGTATGTCACGGGCGAGGAATCCGCCGCGCAGGTGAAGCTGCGCGCCGAACGGATCGACGCCGTCGCGGACTCCCTGTACCTGTCCGCCGAAACTGACCTGGGGCAGGCCCTGGGGCAGGTGGAGAAAATCGAGCCGAGGCTGCTGATTGTGGACTCGGTCCAGACGCTCAGCAGCGCTGACGTGGACGGCAGCGCCGGCGGTGTCTCGCAGGTGCGTGAGGTGGCGGCGTCCCTCATCGCGGCTGCGAAGCGGCGGAACATGACCACGTTGCTGGTGGGGCACGTGACGAAGGACGGGTCCATCGCGGGGCCGCGGCTGCTCGAACACCTGGTGGACGTGGTGTGCCAGTTCGAAGGCGAGCGGCATTCCCGGCTCCGGATGCTGCGCGCGGTGAAGAACCGGTACGGGCCCACGGACGATGTGGGCTGTTTTGACCTGAATGAGAACGGCATCGAAGGGCTCACGGACCCCAGCGGGCTGTTCGTCAGCCGCACCAAGGAACCTGTCTCCGGCACCTGCATCACCGTGACCATGGAAGGGCGGCGGCCTTTGCTGGCCGAGGTGCAGTCGCTGCTTGCCGAGAGCGCCAACTCTCAGCCGCGCCGGGCCACCAGCGGCCTGGACAGTTCACGGGTGTCCATGCTCCTGGCGGTGCTGCAGCAGCGTGCCGGCTGCCTGCTGCACAAGGACGATTCCTACGTGGCCACGGTGGGTGGCGTGAAGCTCAGCGAACCGGCCACTGACCTCGCCGTTGCCTTGGCGGTCGCGTCCGCGAAGGCGCGCAAACCCCTGCCCGTCAGGCTGATCGCGTTCGGCGAGGTGGGCCTGGCGGGCGAGGTCCGGCCCGTGCCCGGCATCAACCAGCGCATCCAGGAAGCACACCGGCTGGGCTTCACCCACGCCGTGGTCCCGGCCAGCCACAACGGGCCCGGCCCTGTCCCGGCGGGCTTCTCCGTGCGCGAGGTGGAACATCTGACGGAGGCGTTGAGCCTGCTGATCGGGTAA